Proteins encoded by one window of Companilactobacillus ginsenosidimutans:
- the mfd gene encoding transcription-repair coupling factor has translation MNFNKYISNKLNLGEFIENVKPDTKNALTGLTGSTISLFALETLTKTNKKILMVENTNFHANKLYDDLNLLNSEQVHIFPVEEAISTEIATSSPDELSQRIDALSFLIDDKPGILVTSTSGIEYALSAKELFKESQLKIEKNEEYNLEQLNSIFVQMGYSKEKLVAKPGDFAIRGDIVDIYPLNVDDPIRIEFFGDQVDKIKSFDTETQRSINELTEINILPAKDRVVTEEQAQAGLEKLRKSYDKQISTDDKDVKSNLEVTFGQTIEALSEGMRPDNLGSVIDYLIEKPSNLLDYLSSDDFVFFDEYNRLVEQSNDNGTDNQDWLTSQLEYGKALPEQKIRQSFVDIVKENHNPQVYLSTLQQGMGRMKLNQLKNVPVRSMQQFFSQMPLLKSEVERWQKQKYTVMILISNEKRIQAINNTLQDFGIKASLTTTDKILPERTQIMNATLSLGFEIPDEHVAVITEKELFNKQPKRRRHQTLANAERLKSYSELKPGDYVVHVNHGIGKFIGMKTMEVDGKHQDYITIEYRDDGRLFIPVTQLDMVQKYVSSEGKSPRVNKLGGKEWAKTKNKVQSSIEDIADDLIDLYAKREAEKGFPFPKDDQMQHDFDDAFPYPETPDQLRSIDEIKRDMEKAHPMDRLLVGDVGFGKTEVALRAAFKAVEGNKQVVLLAPTTLLAQQHYETMRERFEGFPVNIAVLSRFQSRKQSKEIIEKLETGEVDIVVGTHRLLSKDVKFHDIGLLIIDEEQRFGVKHKEKIKELKANVDVLTLTATPIPRTLNMSMLGVRDLSLIETAPSNRYPVQTYVMEQNFDVVAQAIKREMERGGQVFYLHNRVEDMERTADQIQALVPEARIATAHGRMNETQMEGVISDYLEGDYDVLVTTTIIETGVDMPNTNTLIVENADRYGLSQLYQIRGRVGRSSRVAYAYLMYRPNKVLTEVGEQRLEAIKNFTELGSGFKIAMRDLSIRGAGNLLGKQQHGFIDSVGFDLYSQMLNDAVARKRGHTRAEKTNSEINLELDAYLPADYITDERQKVELYKRIRQIDSVENYQEVRSELIDRFGKYPIEVSNLLDVSLLKANFDEALVKKVMMKNGMIAVTFAKKAADYLTGDLVFKFLENTTMKATVRNSDEAFVITLDSGSVGKDEWFSQLQIFAEKMAIKFNELKKQKAKDKKK, from the coding sequence GTGAATTTTAATAAATACATTTCCAATAAGCTCAATCTTGGGGAATTTATAGAGAACGTCAAACCCGATACGAAGAATGCGTTGACAGGTTTAACAGGCTCGACGATTTCCCTTTTTGCATTGGAAACTTTAACAAAAACAAACAAAAAGATTTTAATGGTTGAAAATACTAATTTTCATGCCAACAAACTTTATGATGACTTAAACTTATTAAATAGCGAGCAAGTTCATATTTTTCCTGTTGAAGAAGCAATTTCAACTGAGATTGCAACTAGTTCTCCTGATGAATTGAGTCAACGAATCGATGCACTCAGTTTCTTAATAGATGACAAACCAGGAATCTTAGTAACTTCGACTTCTGGTATTGAATATGCTTTATCAGCGAAGGAATTATTTAAGGAATCGCAACTCAAAATTGAAAAAAATGAAGAATATAACTTGGAACAGTTAAATTCCATTTTTGTCCAAATGGGTTATAGCAAAGAAAAATTAGTTGCTAAGCCGGGAGATTTTGCTATTCGTGGTGATATTGTCGATATTTATCCGCTCAATGTTGACGATCCAATTAGAATTGAATTTTTTGGTGACCAAGTTGATAAAATTAAATCATTTGATACTGAGACTCAACGTAGTATTAATGAATTAACTGAGATAAACATTTTGCCTGCAAAGGACCGTGTGGTTACAGAAGAACAAGCTCAAGCTGGGTTGGAAAAGCTTCGTAAGAGTTATGATAAGCAAATTTCGACTGATGATAAAGATGTTAAAAGTAATCTGGAAGTAACTTTTGGACAGACGATTGAGGCTTTGTCTGAAGGAATGCGTCCGGATAATTTGGGTAGCGTTATTGATTATTTGATCGAAAAACCTAGTAATTTACTTGATTATTTGAGCTCAGATGATTTTGTGTTTTTTGATGAATACAATCGCTTGGTTGAACAATCTAACGACAATGGAACTGACAATCAGGACTGGCTAACTAGTCAATTGGAATATGGGAAAGCTTTGCCGGAACAAAAGATTCGTCAAAGTTTTGTCGATATTGTCAAAGAAAATCATAATCCACAAGTATATTTGTCGACGCTTCAACAAGGTATGGGACGGATGAAACTTAATCAATTGAAGAATGTTCCAGTCCGTTCGATGCAACAATTTTTCAGCCAAATGCCGTTACTCAAATCTGAGGTTGAAAGATGGCAGAAGCAGAAATATACTGTCATGATTTTGATTAGTAATGAAAAACGTATCCAGGCAATCAATAATACGTTACAAGATTTTGGTATCAAAGCTTCCTTAACTACTACTGACAAAATCTTGCCGGAACGTACGCAAATTATGAATGCAACTTTATCATTGGGATTTGAAATACCAGATGAACACGTTGCAGTCATTACTGAAAAAGAATTATTCAACAAACAGCCTAAACGTCGTCGCCACCAAACTTTGGCCAATGCGGAACGTCTCAAGAGTTACTCAGAATTAAAACCTGGAGACTATGTAGTTCACGTCAATCATGGTATTGGTAAATTTATCGGCATGAAGACTATGGAGGTTGATGGCAAGCATCAAGATTATATTACGATTGAATATCGTGATGACGGTCGTTTGTTTATTCCAGTTACTCAACTGGATATGGTTCAAAAATATGTTTCTTCTGAAGGTAAATCACCACGAGTCAATAAACTTGGTGGTAAAGAGTGGGCCAAGACTAAAAATAAAGTTCAATCAAGTATTGAAGATATTGCTGATGACTTGATCGATTTATATGCCAAACGTGAAGCTGAAAAGGGATTTCCTTTTCCTAAGGATGATCAGATGCAACATGATTTTGACGATGCTTTTCCTTACCCAGAAACACCAGATCAGTTGCGGTCAATTGATGAGATTAAACGTGATATGGAAAAAGCCCATCCAATGGATCGACTTTTGGTTGGGGATGTTGGCTTTGGTAAAACAGAAGTTGCTTTACGTGCTGCTTTTAAAGCTGTCGAAGGAAACAAACAAGTAGTTTTACTAGCACCAACTACACTTTTGGCACAACAACATTACGAAACTATGCGTGAAAGATTTGAAGGATTCCCTGTGAATATCGCGGTACTTTCTCGTTTCCAGAGTCGTAAGCAAAGTAAAGAAATAATTGAAAAACTCGAAACTGGTGAAGTTGACATCGTTGTGGGAACACATCGACTTTTGTCAAAAGATGTTAAGTTCCACGATATTGGATTGTTGATTATCGATGAGGAACAGCGTTTCGGAGTTAAACATAAGGAAAAAATTAAGGAATTAAAGGCAAATGTTGATGTTCTAACATTAACAGCTACACCAATTCCTAGAACTTTAAACATGTCGATGCTCGGTGTTCGTGATTTATCACTGATTGAAACCGCCCCTAGCAACCGTTATCCGGTTCAAACTTATGTTATGGAGCAAAATTTTGATGTGGTCGCTCAAGCTATCAAGCGAGAAATGGAGCGTGGTGGACAAGTCTTTTATCTCCACAATCGTGTGGAAGATATGGAACGAACTGCCGACCAAATTCAAGCGTTGGTTCCTGAAGCAAGAATTGCCACGGCTCACGGTCGTATGAACGAGACCCAAATGGAAGGGGTTATTTCTGATTACCTCGAAGGTGACTACGACGTTCTGGTTACAACAACAATCATTGAAACTGGTGTTGATATGCCAAATACCAACACGTTAATTGTTGAGAATGCTGACCGATATGGTTTGTCACAGTTGTATCAAATTCGTGGACGTGTTGGACGTTCAAGCCGAGTGGCCTACGCATATTTGATGTATCGTCCCAATAAAGTTTTGACAGAAGTCGGCGAGCAACGTCTTGAAGCAATCAAGAATTTCACCGAATTAGGTTCAGGATTCAAGATTGCTATGCGAGATTTATCGATTCGTGGTGCAGGTAACTTATTAGGAAAACAACAACACGGATTCATTGATTCAGTCGGATTCGACTTGTATTCTCAAATGCTAAATGATGCCGTAGCAAGAAAACGTGGCCATACACGTGCCGAGAAAACTAACTCTGAAATTAATTTGGAATTAGATGCATACTTGCCAGCAGACTACATTACCGACGAGCGTCAAAAAGTTGAGCTTTACAAGCGAATTAGACAAATTGATTCGGTCGAAAATTATCAAGAAGTTCGTTCAGAATTAATTGATCGATTCGGTAAGTATCCTATTGAAGTATCTAATTTACTCGATGTTAGTTTATTGAAAGCTAACTTCGATGAAGCACTCGTCAAAAAAGTTATGATGAAAAATGGTATGATTGCTGTTACATTTGCCAAGAAAGCGGCAGATTACTTAACAGGAGATTTAGTTTTCAAATTCCTAGAAAACACCACTATGAAAGCTACTGTTAGAAATTCCGATGAGGCGTTTGTAATAACGTTGGATTCAGGTAGTGTTGGCAAGGATGAATGGTTTAGCCAATTACAAATTTTTGCTGAGAAAATGGCAATTAAATTTAATGAGCTTAAAAAACAGAAAGCTAAAGATAAGAAAAAATGA
- the pth gene encoding aminoacyl-tRNA hydrolase has translation MKCIIGLGNPGKKYDKTKHNMGFMTIDKLMDSYGQTQMKKDFDAEYCKFKVGGETVFLVKPLTFMNDSGRAVRLIKGYFQIGDDEILVIHDDLDMPIGKLRLRSKGSAGGHNGIKSIISAMGTKDFKRIKIGIQHPQRATVVNWVLTPFSKDDAPQAFNGIDNAAAAAEDWIDGASFDQLMNKYN, from the coding sequence GTGAAATGCATTATTGGATTAGGTAATCCTGGTAAAAAATATGATAAAACTAAACATAACATGGGCTTCATGACTATCGACAAATTGATGGATAGTTATGGTCAAACTCAAATGAAAAAAGATTTTGACGCAGAATATTGTAAATTTAAAGTCGGTGGAGAGACTGTTTTTCTAGTTAAACCACTTACTTTTATGAATGATTCTGGTCGTGCAGTTCGACTTATAAAAGGATATTTTCAAATTGGTGATGACGAAATTTTAGTTATCCACGATGATCTAGATATGCCAATCGGAAAACTTCGTTTACGTTCTAAGGGTTCTGCTGGTGGTCATAATGGAATAAAGAGTATAATTTCAGCCATGGGTACAAAAGATTTCAAACGTATTAAAATTGGTATCCAACACCCACAACGTGCAACTGTTGTTAATTGGGTATTAACGCCATTTTCTAAAGATGACGCACCACAAGCTTTTAACGGAATTGACAACGCAGCTGCAGCTGCAGAGGACTGGATCGATGGCGCAAGCTTTGATCAATTAATGAACAAATACAATTAG
- a CDS encoding L-lactate dehydrogenase: protein MTTPTNEKNHQKVLLVGDGAVGSTYAYAMTLQGIAQEFVICDIAKDKIKGDAIDIADATPWTYPKNIYAGEYSDAKDADLVVITAGAPQKPGETRLDLVNKNLNILKSIVDPIVESGFNGIFLVAANPVDILTYATWKLSGFPKERVIGSGTSLDTARLHKFVGQELDVDPRSIHGYIMGEHGDSEFAAWSHLTIGGITMKEWMEIHPEVTQEKLDAIQERVIKGAYEIINLKGATFYGIGTALARISKAILSDENTVLPLSVYMNGEYGVKDVYIGSPAIVNRKGLKQILQVPLTSEESTQMKISADALAKVLKDGFEATGIEGRQ from the coding sequence ATGACGACTCCAACAAATGAAAAGAATCATCAAAAAGTACTTTTAGTCGGTGACGGTGCTGTAGGTTCAACTTACGCATACGCTATGACACTTCAAGGTATCGCTCAAGAATTTGTAATTTGCGATATTGCTAAGGATAAGATTAAGGGTGACGCAATTGATATTGCTGATGCTACTCCTTGGACATATCCAAAGAACATCTATGCTGGTGAATACTCAGATGCTAAGGATGCAGATTTAGTTGTAATTACAGCTGGTGCACCACAAAAACCAGGTGAAACAAGACTTGACCTTGTTAACAAAAACCTTAACATTTTGAAATCAATCGTTGACCCAATCGTTGAATCAGGATTCAATGGTATCTTCTTAGTTGCTGCTAACCCAGTTGATATCCTTACATACGCTACTTGGAAACTTTCAGGCTTCCCTAAGGAACGTGTTATTGGTTCTGGTACATCACTAGATACTGCTAGATTACACAAATTCGTTGGTCAAGAACTTGACGTAGATCCTCGTTCAATCCACGGTTACATCATGGGTGAACACGGTGATTCAGAATTTGCTGCATGGTCTCACCTTACAATCGGTGGAATCACAATGAAAGAATGGATGGAAATCCACCCAGAAGTTACACAAGAAAAGCTTGATGCTATTCAAGAACGTGTTATCAAAGGTGCTTACGAAATCATCAACTTGAAAGGTGCTACATTCTACGGAATCGGTACTGCTCTTGCAAGAATTTCTAAAGCAATTCTTTCAGACGAAAACACAGTTCTACCATTATCTGTTTACATGAACGGTGAATATGGCGTTAAAGACGTTTATATCGGTTCACCTGCAATCGTTAACCGTAAAGGTTTGAAACAAATTCTTCAAGTTCCATTAACATCAGAAGAAAGCACACAAATGAAAATTTCTGCTGACGCTCTTGCTAAAGTTCTTAAAGATGGTTTCGAAGCAACAGGTATCGAAGGTCGTCAATAA
- the cbpA gene encoding cyclic di-AMP binding protein CbpA, which translates to MLVKSLVQTKERLTTVKESITLEEALKVLEDSGFRCVPILDESGQIFRGNIYKMHIYRHKSRGGDMSLPVTTLMKNATKTINVDSPFFKVFFNIKDLPYIAVLDESNLFYGILTHSRLLSMLSDAWNLEISSYVLTVSSSGDRGDLVKMSKVISKYASISACVTLDAKSNEVVRRTLFTLPAGVTVDILKEIIHKLERKSFVVSEIDDLKSGKILDKNTL; encoded by the coding sequence ATGTTAGTTAAATCATTAGTTCAAACAAAAGAAAGATTGACCACGGTTAAGGAAAGCATCACCCTAGAGGAAGCTTTGAAAGTACTAGAGGATTCAGGCTTTCGTTGTGTGCCAATCTTAGATGAAAGTGGTCAAATATTCAGGGGAAATATTTACAAGATGCACATCTATCGTCACAAATCACGTGGCGGCGACATGAGTTTACCTGTAACTACCCTCATGAAAAATGCAACAAAGACAATTAATGTTGATTCACCTTTCTTCAAGGTTTTCTTCAACATCAAAGATTTGCCATACATTGCTGTATTAGATGAATCAAACTTATTCTACGGAATTTTGACTCACTCAAGATTACTCAGCATGTTATCAGATGCATGGAATTTGGAAATCAGTAGTTATGTTCTAACTGTTAGTTCATCCGGTGATCGTGGTGACCTAGTTAAAATGTCAAAAGTGATTTCAAAATACGCTTCAATTTCTGCTTGTGTCACATTAGATGCCAAGTCAAATGAAGTTGTTCGTCGAACATTGTTCACTTTACCTGCCGGCGTTACTGTTGATATCTTAAAAGAAATCATCCACAAACTAGAAAGAAAGAGCTTTGTAGTTTCAGAAATTGATGATCTTAAATCGGGTAAGATTCTAGACAAAAATACACTTTAA
- a CDS encoding TetR/AcrR family transcriptional regulator, with translation MVGVKNNRRAQYTQQVIQDTVLSLLENKRISNITVTEVCKIADINRTTYYRYYDDIFQCVDTIETEFLNSIEIDQNMSPTEAISLLLNAFYERRKLSNLVFIEGKTKVLDKMQSAMSGRKPDVANDLGGYQEVYVMLGMQGILKKWVKDGMPQTPDELTKIIVKIFFASNLQDLRKQLDV, from the coding sequence ATGGTTGGAGTTAAAAATAATCGCCGCGCACAGTATACTCAACAAGTAATTCAAGATACGGTTTTATCGCTTTTAGAAAATAAAAGAATCAGCAATATCACTGTGACTGAGGTTTGCAAGATTGCTGATATTAATCGGACGACTTATTATCGCTATTACGATGATATTTTTCAATGTGTTGATACGATTGAAACTGAATTTCTCAATTCAATTGAAATTGATCAAAATATGTCTCCTACTGAGGCAATCTCGTTACTTTTAAATGCATTTTACGAACGACGAAAACTCAGTAATTTAGTATTTATTGAAGGGAAGACGAAGGTTCTCGATAAGATGCAGTCTGCTATGAGCGGTCGAAAACCTGATGTTGCTAACGACTTAGGTGGATATCAAGAAGTTTATGTCATGCTTGGTATGCAAGGCATTTTGAAAAAGTGGGTTAAGGACGGAATGCCTCAGACTCCTGATGAATTAACTAAAATCATTGTAAAAATATTTTTTGCCTCAAATCTTCAGGATTTGAGAAAGCAGTTGGATGTTTAG
- a CDS encoding ATP-binding cassette domain-containing protein, with the protein MLELKHIKKYYYVGDSVTKALDDVSVSFRKQEFVAILGPSGSGKTTMLNGIGGLDIYDSGDLVIKGKSTKEFKAADWDAYRNNSVGFIFQSYNIIGHLSILDNVEMGMTLSGVPNEEKKKKAISALERVGLGPHINKKPNQLSGGQMQRVAIARAIANDPEILLCDEPTGALDTETSQEIMKLIKELSKERLVIMVTHNPDLADEFADRIINFADGKIQNDSNPYTENEAEDTFKLNKTKMTFWTALKLSFTNLRTKKARTALTAFASSIGIISIAIVLALSSGFQKQIDKTQANTLAQFPVTISQTASTQTGAASSTKEKKAPKSKQVTAKLSQAEKSVHTNKISKDYLNYIKDMKPSLSKNIGYTYATGMNLLTKTNGKVKSAQFSNASSNTASTGMSQMAASTGVGGSVYPSTDNNGKGFLSKHYKVLSGSMPKNENEVVLIVNSDNSTNVNGLKNIGIKVKDGQKIDYSKIVGKEFKIVSNNNYYQKNPLGTYSPNTSLSSMYNDSSNKTLKVAGILKVKSKSSENILATGIAYSDKLTQDIIQMNKNSNIVKAQKSSDTNVLTGAEIDASVSKSSLVSYLGGSTTPSSIMIYPNTFDNKDKVLKYLDKYNKGKSKSNKVIYTDLAGQVSTLTGGLMTAITYVLVAFAGISLVTSMIMIAIITYTSVLERTKEIGILKALGARKKDITRVFDAETVILGVSSGLLGVIIAWLATFPINAILKSMTDLSNVAQLNPVHALILIVISTVLTVLGGHIPARMAAKKDAATALRSE; encoded by the coding sequence ATGCTGGAATTAAAACATATTAAAAAATATTACTATGTTGGTGATTCAGTCACAAAGGCGTTAGATGACGTTTCAGTCTCCTTCCGTAAGCAAGAATTTGTTGCCATATTAGGACCTTCAGGTTCTGGTAAGACAACCATGTTAAACGGTATCGGTGGATTAGACATCTACGACTCTGGTGATTTAGTCATCAAAGGTAAATCAACTAAAGAATTCAAAGCAGCTGACTGGGATGCATATCGTAACAACTCAGTTGGATTTATTTTCCAAAGTTACAACATCATTGGACACTTAAGTATCCTCGATAATGTAGAAATGGGAATGACTCTCAGTGGTGTTCCAAACGAAGAAAAGAAGAAAAAAGCTATTTCAGCTTTGGAACGAGTTGGATTAGGTCCTCATATCAATAAGAAACCTAACCAATTATCCGGTGGACAAATGCAACGTGTCGCCATTGCTCGTGCCATTGCAAACGATCCTGAAATTCTTCTTTGTGATGAGCCAACCGGTGCCCTTGATACCGAAACTAGTCAAGAGATCATGAAGTTGATCAAGGAACTATCTAAGGAACGACTAGTAATCATGGTTACACATAACCCCGATTTGGCCGACGAGTTTGCCGATAGAATCATCAACTTCGCCGATGGTAAAATCCAAAACGATTCAAATCCCTACACAGAAAATGAAGCAGAAGATACTTTCAAGCTAAACAAAACAAAAATGACATTTTGGACAGCTTTGAAGTTGTCCTTCACCAACTTGAGAACGAAGAAAGCCAGAACCGCATTGACAGCCTTCGCATCAAGTATCGGGATCATAAGTATTGCTATCGTACTAGCATTATCATCAGGTTTCCAAAAACAAATTGATAAAACACAAGCAAATACATTGGCACAATTCCCAGTAACAATTTCTCAAACAGCTTCAACTCAAACCGGTGCAGCCAGTTCAACCAAAGAGAAAAAGGCTCCAAAATCGAAGCAAGTTACAGCCAAATTGAGCCAAGCGGAGAAATCAGTCCACACAAACAAAATTTCCAAAGATTATTTAAACTACATTAAAGACATGAAACCAAGTTTAAGTAAAAACATCGGTTACACATATGCAACCGGAATGAACTTGTTAACAAAAACAAACGGTAAAGTAAAATCCGCCCAATTTTCAAACGCAAGTTCAAATACAGCTTCAACCGGCATGAGCCAAATGGCAGCCTCAACCGGAGTCGGTGGTTCAGTTTATCCATCAACAGACAACAATGGAAAAGGATTTTTGAGTAAGCACTACAAAGTCCTCTCCGGATCAATGCCTAAGAATGAAAATGAAGTAGTCTTAATCGTAAACAGCGACAATTCAACTAATGTAAACGGATTGAAGAACATCGGTATCAAAGTAAAAGATGGACAAAAGATCGATTACAGTAAAATTGTCGGAAAAGAATTTAAAATAGTTTCAAACAACAACTACTATCAAAAGAATCCTTTAGGAACATATTCACCAAATACCAGCCTCTCATCAATGTACAACGATTCTTCAAACAAGACATTGAAGGTAGCTGGAATCTTGAAGGTTAAGTCAAAATCATCGGAGAATATACTAGCTACAGGTATCGCATATAGCGACAAACTGACACAAGATATAATCCAGATGAATAAGAATTCTAACATAGTAAAAGCACAAAAGAGTTCAGATACAAATGTATTAACAGGCGCAGAAATTGATGCTTCGGTATCTAAATCTAGCTTGGTGAGCTACTTAGGTGGTTCAACGACTCCATCAAGTATCATGATTTATCCAAACACGTTCGACAACAAGGACAAGGTTTTGAAGTACTTGGACAAGTACAACAAGGGCAAGTCGAAATCTAACAAGGTTATCTACACTGACTTAGCTGGCCAAGTTTCTACGCTTACTGGTGGCTTGATGACTGCTATCACCTATGTTCTAGTAGCATTCGCGGGTATTTCACTGGTAACAAGTATGATTATGATTGCTATCATCACATACACATCTGTTCTGGAACGTACTAAAGAAATCGGTATTTTGAAGGCTTTAGGTGCGAGAAAGAAAGATATTACTCGTGTATTTGATGCTGAAACGGTCATTTTAGGTGTATCTTCAGGTCTACTTGGCGTCATCATCGCATGGTTAGCTACCTTCCCTATTAATGCGATTTTGAAGAGCATGACTGATTTGAGCAATGTTGCACAGTTGAATCCGGTGCATGCGCTAATACTGATCGTGATTAGTACAGTGCTTACTGTTCTAGGTGGGCATATTCCTGCTCGAATGGCGGCGAAGAAGGATGCAGCAACCGCTTTACGGTCCGAGTAA
- a CDS encoding DUF6933 domain-containing protein, whose product MFIKPTKKSNKIFKQLPKVSVNDDSEINPLFAWHANYLPVDRKNLVFLTNDLSYVTIVLANVNADKQHHLQKEFHDALFQLCDDLFIPNENFEKYVKQGGKLEFLENGPVNRNAIGAMNNAIRTGGGDIYQDVTYQQELSMVLSKLLIKYPDNSRDTPDKKFAEALDKL is encoded by the coding sequence ATGTTCATAAAACCCACAAAAAAATCAAACAAAATATTCAAGCAATTACCCAAAGTATCAGTAAATGACGACTCAGAAATCAATCCCCTATTCGCTTGGCACGCAAACTATCTACCGGTAGACAGAAAAAATCTAGTCTTCCTAACAAACGACTTATCTTACGTAACAATAGTTCTCGCAAATGTAAATGCGGATAAACAACACCATCTACAAAAAGAATTCCACGATGCTTTATTCCAACTATGTGATGATCTCTTTATACCAAATGAAAATTTTGAAAAGTATGTGAAACAAGGCGGAAAACTAGAATTTTTAGAAAATGGACCTGTTAATAGAAATGCAATTGGTGCCATGAACAATGCAATTAGAACTGGTGGAGGAGATATATATCAAGACGTTACTTATCAGCAAGAACTATCAATGGTACTTTCCAAGTTGCTTATTAAGTATCCTGATAATTCAAGGGACACACCTGATAAAAAATTTGCAGAAGCTTTGGATAAACTGTAA
- the alr gene encoding alanine racemase, giving the protein MIPSLHRPATVEINMANLKSNLHNELKSVPAGTDVFAVVKANAYGHGLVKVAQAEIEFGATGLCVATLDEALEIRDSDVVAPILVLGITPVKYAEIANKADISLTVGSLDWLEEAARENIYQLKVHLGVDSGMGRIGFRDHDSVVKACMFLKNHPESFIPEGLFTHFSTADSPDEKYFEKQVSRFKELKSDLPIKFKYVHCANSATALWHQDLAVNMVRYGIALYGLNPSQTDISQLPYELKPVLSLHSELVYVKKVGPGESIGYGATYTTNDEEWIGTVPIGYADGWLRRMSGSDVLIDGIRCKIVGRVCMDQFMVKLPHEMPVGTKVILIGKSGNDEITATDVAQYAGTINYEVLCCLSERLPRVYRE; this is encoded by the coding sequence ATGATTCCATCACTTCACAGACCAGCAACAGTTGAAATTAACATGGCAAACTTAAAATCAAATTTGCATAATGAATTAAAATCCGTACCCGCAGGTACAGACGTTTTTGCCGTAGTTAAAGCTAACGCATATGGACATGGTTTAGTTAAGGTTGCCCAAGCAGAAATTGAATTTGGAGCAACCGGACTTTGTGTTGCTACACTTGATGAGGCACTTGAAATTCGTGACTCGGATGTAGTGGCACCAATCTTGGTTTTAGGAATAACACCCGTTAAATACGCTGAAATTGCGAATAAAGCAGATATTTCTTTAACAGTCGGCTCATTAGATTGGCTTGAAGAAGCAGCACGTGAGAATATTTATCAGCTCAAAGTTCATTTAGGTGTCGATAGTGGCATGGGTCGAATCGGATTTCGTGACCATGATTCAGTAGTTAAGGCATGTATGTTTTTGAAAAATCATCCAGAATCATTTATCCCAGAAGGTTTATTTACTCATTTTTCAACCGCTGATAGCCCTGATGAGAAATACTTTGAGAAACAAGTGAGTCGTTTTAAGGAATTAAAAAGCGATTTACCAATTAAATTCAAGTATGTTCACTGTGCTAACTCAGCAACAGCATTGTGGCATCAGGATTTAGCTGTCAATATGGTTCGTTACGGAATTGCATTGTATGGATTGAATCCATCACAAACAGATATTTCTCAATTACCATATGAATTGAAACCCGTTTTGAGTCTTCATTCTGAATTGGTTTATGTTAAAAAAGTTGGACCTGGCGAAAGTATTGGCTACGGCGCAACTTATACAACTAATGATGAAGAGTGGATTGGGACTGTTCCAATCGGATATGCAGATGGTTGGTTGAGACGAATGTCAGGATCTGACGTATTGATTGATGGAATCCGTTGCAAGATAGTTGGACGGGTCTGTATGGATCAATTCATGGTTAAATTGCCACATGAGATGCCCGTAGGGACAAAAGTTATCTTGATTGGTAAAAGTGGTAATGATGAGATTACAGCTACTGACGTGGCTCAATATGCCGGCACTATTAATTATGAAGTGCTTTGTTGCTTGTCTGAAAGGTTGCCAAGAGTATACCGCGAGTAG
- the acpS gene encoding holo-ACP synthase: MIKGLGIDIAEIDRVRKIYGRHPKFVDKILNPDEIEVFNSLNTEKQKMTYLTGRFSAKESFTKAMGTGLGKIGFHDLSVLNHPSGQPYIKTEISKGNIQISISDTDELVITEVIIEEE; the protein is encoded by the coding sequence ATGATTAAAGGCTTAGGAATAGATATTGCAGAAATTGATCGTGTGAGGAAGATTTATGGACGACATCCAAAATTTGTCGACAAAATTCTTAATCCCGATGAGATTGAAGTTTTTAATAGTCTAAATACAGAAAAACAAAAAATGACATATTTAACTGGAAGATTTTCCGCCAAGGAATCTTTTACAAAAGCTATGGGAACTGGATTAGGTAAAATTGGGTTTCACGATTTAAGTGTTCTCAATCATCCATCCGGTCAACCTTATATCAAGACTGAAATCTCGAAGGGAAACATTCAAATCTCAATATCTGATACAGATGAATTGGTTATTACTGAAGTCATCATAGAGGAGGAATAA